The genomic stretch CGAGGAACCCAGACGGGAGGATTTCAGACGGGACGAACCTCGCCGCGAGGAACCCAGGCGCGACGACTTCCGGCGCGACAGCCGGGGCGGTGACCGCAGCGGCCGCGACCGGGGTGGCCGGGATCGCCGCGACTTCGGCCGGGGCGACCGGCCTGATTCGGGGCGACCCGCACAGCCCGATGTGCCGGAGCGCTTCACCTTCGACGCGCCGGAGGTCACCGAACCCGCCAGCGTCCCCCCGGTGCCCGCCGAGGAGACCTGGGAGCCGGAGATCGTGTACAGCGATATCGCGCAGCCGCAGCTGAAACTGCCCATTCCGGTCAGCTCCGGCCCGGACGCCCCCAACCTGGGCGACGAACTGCCGGATGTCCTGCACCAGCCCGAACACGTGACCCCCGCCGACGAGCACGACGTGCCCGTGGACATGGCCCCGGCAGACGAGACGCCCGCCCAGCCCGAGGGGCGCCGCGACGGCGGCCGCCGCGACCGCAGTGGCCGCCCGGACCGCAACCGTGCGCCTCAGCGCCGCCCCGAGGTTCAGGCCGAGCCCACCCCGGATACCGCTCCGCTGATCGCCCCGGACCTGCCTGTCGCTGCTGTCGATGGCGGCAAGGACGACCCGGCCGCCACCCTCTCTGATGAGCAGGCTGCCGTGTACGCCAGACTGCGCGAGTGGCGCAACGCCGAGGCCAAACGCCAGGACATCAGCCGCTTCATCATCGCCAGCAACGCCACCCTGGCCGAAATCGCCCGCCGCGTCCCATACACCGAGGCTGACCTGAAGGCCGTCAAGGGCATGGGGCCGGAGCGGCTGCGCAAGTACGGCGACAAGATCCTGGAAGTCGTGCGGGGCTGAACGGAATCCAGGGAGGCGTTCACCCTCCCTGGTTCTTCGTCCTGAACAGGACTTGAAGATCGTTGGGAGTGCCGGTCAGGTGGGCCCGTACTGATGCTCCTCCGGTAGTTCTGCCTCCTCATGCACCGCCTGGGCGATCCGGGTGGCCAGGGGGAAGTCCACGGCGGCGTACCACGCTTCCTCGAGGCCGCTGCCGCGCTGCCGGTATACGCACATGCTCGGGCCATAGCTGCACGAGCCCAGGCAGCCGCTCTCGGTCAGGCGCAGGCTGCCGCCCTTCTTGTAGTACGCCAGGGACTGCCGCTCCAGGTGGTTCCACAGCGCCTTATGGAGCAGCGCCGAGCCACGTGCCTGACAGTTCGGCCCGGTGCAGACCAGCAGGTGGCCGGAGGTCTTGAAGTACAGAGGCGGCATAGGTCAGTCCTCCGGGACGATCAGCAGGCGGTCGGCGTCGCGCAGTACGCGGATGCGGACGCCGTACGCGGCGTGCAGGTGGGCGGGCGTGAGCACCGTGTCCGGTGTGCCGCTGGCGAGCACCTGCCCCTGGTGCAGCAGCACCACCCGGTCGGCGCGGGCGGCGAGGTTCAGGTCGTGCAGCACAGCGACCACGCCCAGTCCCCCGGCAACCTCGCAGCGCAGGTGCCGGATGACCTCCAGCGCGTAGGCCAGGTCGAGGTGGTTGGTCGGCTCGTCCAGCAGCAGGAACCGCGGCCCGGCGACCAGAGCACGGGCCAGGGCGACCCGCTGCCGCTCGCCGCCCGACAGTTCTAAGACGCGCCGGTGCTCGAACTGCCGGGTGTCCGTGCGGCTCAGGGCGTCGGTGACGGCGTCCTCGTCCTCCGGCGTCCACGGGCGGGTGGGGATCAGGCCCCAGCGCCACTCGCCCGCGCCGCGCCCCAGGGCGACCACGTCGCGCACGCGGGTCTGGTCGGGCAGCGCCTCGCTCTGGGCCAGGAAGGCGAGGTCGCGGGCACGGTCGGCGCGGCCCAGGGTGTCCAGGGGCTGCCCGCCGACCCGGATGTCGCCCGCCTGCACGGGGCTCAGGCCCAGCAGGGCCCGCAGCAGGGTGCTCTTGCCCGCGCCGTTGGGGCCGATCACGGCCGTGAACTGCCCGGCCGGAAAGACGGCACTGACCCCGCGTACGGCGGGATGCTCGCCCGCACGGACATGCACGTCTACGGCCTCCAGGGTCATGGGGGTGGTCAGCACGTCAGTCACGCTGCCTCCGGAGGAGCCACAGGAAGAAGGGGCCGCCCAGCAGCGTGGTCACGATGCCCACCTGCGACAGCACGGTGGTGCGGGCCAGCAGGTCGGCCAGCACCAGTCCTGCGCCGCCCAGCGCCGCCGAGGTCAGCAGCAGCGTGCGGTGCCGCGCCCCGAACGCCAGCCGCGCGATGTGCGGCACGATCAGGCCGACGAAGCCGATGATGCCCACGTACGCGACCGCGCCCGCCGTGGCGACGCTGGCGCTCAGCACGACCAGCAGCCGCAGCCGCTCGACCGGCACGCCCAGCGAGCGGGCGGTCAGGTCACCGAGCTGCAGCGTGTCCAGAGCCCGGGCCAGCAGCAGCAGCACGCCGCCTCCCAGCGCCACGTAGGGCAGCACTGTCAGCACGTCCCGCCAGCCCGAGAACCCCAGGTCGCCCAGCGTGTACGACAGCACCAGCCGCGCCCGGTCTTCGCCGCGCAGGATCAGGGCCGTGCTCGCCGCGCTGAGCACGCTGCCTACCACCACGCCCGACAGGATCAGCCGCGTGGGCGGAAAGCGGCGGCCCTCGCGGGCCAGCGCCAGCGTGACCGCCACCGCGCCCAGGGCCGTGACCAGGGCCGAGAGCGGGATCATGGCGCGGGGCCAGTCCAGCACGACCGCCAGCGTGGCCCCCAGTGCACTTCCGCTCGCCACGCCCAGCAGGTACGGATCGGCCAGCGGGTTGCGGAACACGCCCTGGAACGCCCCGCCGCTGACCGACAGCGCCGCGCCGACCAGCACGCCCATCACCACGCGGGGCAGCCGGATCGACCACACGATCACGTCATTGCCCGCCAGTTCCTGCCCGGTCACGCCGCGCCACAGGGCACCCACGACCTCGCCGGGCGGAATGGTCACGCTGCCCAGGCCGGTGCCCAGGATCACGGCGACGACCAGCAGTGCGGCCAGCCCCAGCGTGCGCGGCACGCCGGCCGCCCAGGGCCGGTCCGGCCGGGCGGCGCGGGCCGGGGTGCCGGTGCTCATCGCCATCTCCCGCGCCGCCCGTTACCGGAACAGTTCCGGGTGGATCAGCCGCGCCAGTGACCGCAGGGCGGCGGGCAGCCGGGGGCCGGGACGCGACAGGCTGCTGCTCAGCTCGACGGGCAGGGCGATGACCCGGCCGGACTTCACGGCGTTCAGACCCGACCAGCCGGGCCGGGCCGCCGCCGTCTTCCGATCCACGCCCAGCATGAGCTGCGGGTTGGCCTTCACGATAAACTCAGGATCGACCTTCGGGAAGTCGCCCATGCTCTCGGGGATGATGTTCCGTGCGCCCGCCTTGGTGAGCAGCACGCCCATGAAGGACTTCGGCCCGATCGAGTACGGCGTGGGGTCGATCTCGAAGTACGCGGTGGGCTTGTTCACGGCGGCGCGGGTCAGCACCTCGGTCTTGGCGATGTCGCGGGCCATGGTGGTCACCAGCGCTTTTGCGGCGGCCTCGCGATTCACGACCCTGCCCAGGGTCAGCAGCTTGCTGAACACCTCGTCATACGTCTCGGGGTTCAGGGCGAACACGGTGATGCCCGCCTGGGTCAGGGTCTCGCTGACCTTGCCGTACTTGCTGACCAGCACCAGATCGGGCTTCGCGGCCACGATCGCCTCGATGTTCGGTGTGTACAGATCCCCCATCTTGGCCACGTTCTTCACTTGTGCCGGGTAGTCGCTGTACTGATCTACCCCCACCAGCCGCTCGCACAGGTTCAGGGCACACAGCGTCTCACTGGTGCTGGGCAGCAGCGACACGATCCGGCGCGGCTCGGCCTTTACGGTCACCCTGCGGTTCAGGTCGTCGGTCAGGGTCAGGGGGTACGTCGTCGCGGCGGCGCTGCCCGCCAGGGCCAGGGTGGTCGTCAGGGTCAGGATCTTCATACGTCTCCTTCCCTTCGCATAGAAAGCCGCCCCGCCAGGCGTCCTGGGGGGCGGAAGTGGTGCGCGCCGGCTGCAGAGTCCGGGCGTTCCCTCCTTCCGCGAGAGGTCGTGCCACACGCGCCGCTCGGGGCGGGATTCGCGTGGACGGTGCAGGTATCCGGACTTCCCCAGGGGACTGGAGTCACCGTTGCGCGACAGTGCCGGACTGGGCCACGCAGGACTGAGCCTGCCACGCCGTCACCGGGCTTCCCCCGCAACCATCGCCGGACACTATAGCGGCGGTTCGGGTGCCGACCTCCGCTGGAGATCACGGTGGGCCAGGAGTACGCTCGGGTATGCCCTGGATGCTGCTTGTCCTGACCGTGGGGGGCACGCTGTCCACGTCGGCCCGTGCACCCGTGCTGACGCGCCCGCTGGCAGTGCTCCCGGCGCTGGTCGCGTGCCCGGCGGCCGTCACAGCCAGCGCCGTTCCACGTGAACCGTACCGGCCTGGATCGGCCGTGGCGGTGCCCATTCCGACCCGTGTGGACGCGCGGCTGTGCCCGATCCCGCTGGCGGGGACTTCGCCCTCCGTGGAACGCTGAGCGTGCCCGGCTGGATGCTCGGCGTCGCCTCCATGCTGCTCGCCGGCCTGACGATCGATCTGGTGACGGGCCGTTCTGGCCGGACGGCAACACCGGGCGGGGCTGATCTCCCCACCTTCCGCCCCGTCCTGCTGGCGTGAGAGGCGCAGATGCGTGCCGACCGTCCCCGTGATGCGGCGCTCCGGGCCGATGTGAACGGGCTGGGCACGAGCCGCCGGTCTCTGCGGGCGGATCAGCAGCGCTGGGAGATCGATGCCATCCTTGAACTGCGCGGTGAACGCACGCCCTGCGACTGCGCCGCCGTCGGCACGGGGCCAGGGCTCACGGTGATCTCGGTCACGTCGCCGCTGTGGTGGACGCCGCCGCCGTCCTGACCCCCGCCTACCCCGCCTGCGACAGCCGCGCCAGCTCCGTGCCGAGTTCGGCGGTCACGGCCTTGATGCCGCCCTTTGGAGAGATGGGCGGGCCGAAGGTCACGATCCAGCGGCGGCCGTCCCTGCGGATGCCGGCGGGCAGGATCGGGGCACGGCCCTTGGCGGCGATCAATGCGACGCCGCCGTGCAGTTCGGTGCCGCCGCGTGTGCCCTCGGGGAAGATGCCGACCGTGCCGTTCTCCTTCAGGACGCGCAGGGCGGTGCGGATCGAGGCCACGTCGTTGCCGCTGCGGTCGACCGGGAAGCTGCCGCCGGTGCGGATGATCCAGCCGATGACCGGCAGGAACAGCTCTTTCTTGGCCATGAACTGCAGAAAGCGCCCACGCGGCAGCGCCCGCGCGACCAGGAAGGGATCGAGGCCCGACACGTGGTTCGCGGCGATCACCAGCGGGGTGCCGGGGGGCGGGACGTGCTCGGTGCCGCGTACGTCCAGCTTCATGCCGCTCAGGAGCACCGGCAGATACGTGACGGCCACGACCAGGGCATACATGTGCGGGTTCACGACGGGCGCAGCCTCGTCCACGGTGGGGCGGGCGGGCGTGGACGGAGCCGGGGTGGGATCGGGACGCCGGACGTCACTCATGGTTCGCAGGATACGCCCAAAGGGGGCCAGGGCACGGTCTGATCCGCGAACCGGCGTAGCCTCGGGAACATGAACATCAGCGTGATCGGAGCAGCGGGCGGGGTGGGCCGCCGGGTGGTGGCGCAGGCCACGGCGGCGGGACATGCCGTGCGGGCACTGATCCGCACCCCGGAGCAGGCCGATATGGTGTCGCTGCACGGGGCTTCCCCAGTGCAGGGCGACCTGACGGGCGAGTGGGAGACCGTGCTGGACGGCGCAGACGCGGTCGTGTGGGCGGCGGGTGGCGGGGCCGGCGGGAACTTCCAGGCGATCGACGGCGACGCCCTGATCCGGGTGGCCGACACGCTGCTGGCCCGTGGCCCGCGCCGGCTGGTCGTCGTGAGTTCCATGGGCGTGGATCGTCCGGAGCAGATGCCGCCCTTCCTGGGGGACGTGCTGCGGGTCAAGGCTCAGTCGGACGCTCACGTGCAGAACAGCGCCCTGGACTGGACGATCGTGCGGCCCGGCGGGCTCACCGATGAGCCGGGCACCGGACTGGTGCATGTCGCATCCACCGCCGGGCGGGGCAGCATTCCCCGCGACGATGTCGCGACCGTGGTGCTCGCGTGCCTGGGCGATCCGGCCACCGTGGGCCAGACCTTCGAGGTCGTCTCCGGCAACGACGCGGTTGCGGGTGCGCTGGCGGGGCTGGGCGGCTAATGACGTCGTATCGGGAATGGAGAGGTTCCGGCGCCTTCCCGCAAGCTCGTCATGTGAGTGGTGACGTCCTTTCTCCGGTACTCGCTTTGCTCGGTTGATCTGAAGATCAACTTCGACCACCTGAGCTCCTAGTCCTCGTCCGCCTCAGCCTCGTCCGGGTCGTCGCTGTCGTCGGCCCAGTCGCCGGCCAGGACGCTGCGCACCGCCTCCAGGCGCTCGCGGCACGCGGCGTAGGCGATCCGCGCCTCCTCCAGCAGGGGCAGCACGCGGTCGAGGTCGGCGTCGCCACTTTCCAGTTCTCCGGCGATGCGGGCCAGGGTGGCGTAGGCGTCCCGGTAGGACGTGATGGGATCGGGACTCATTCCGAGTCCGATGGTACCGGTTTCCAGCACCGATGCCCGCAGGCCGGAGGAAGGCGGGGCATCACGTGTTCAGGCTCCCCGCGACCTTGCCGGGCCCGCGTTCGCAGCACACAATGACCGTCAGGAGGGTTCATGCGTCCACGCTTCCGTCCGCCTGCGGTGCTTGCCATGCTGCTGCTCGCCGCGCCCGTCGTCGCCGGTGGGCGTGACCCGCTGCCCCCGCTCTCGAGCCCCGACCCGGTACTCGCGGTCGCGGCGGGTACCGACGGCCAGGGGCGGGCGGTCGTGGCGTGGATCGCGCGCGAGGCCGGGCTGGAACACCTGCACGCGGCGCGGCTGTCGGGGGGCGGGTGGCAGGATCTGGGTGGCGTGCTCAACGAGAAGGCCCGCTCGAACGCGGCCAAACCCACGGTGCATCCTGGCCCGGACGGCAGCGTGTGGCTGGCGTGGGAGGAGGGGAGTGGCGCGGCGCACATCGACTCGTACCTGATGTCAAACCTGACGCCGGACGGGTGGACGAGTCCGGCACCGTATGCGCTGCGCCGCAACCTGTCGGACGCGGGCCGCTCGCGGTCGTTCGTGGCCGGCGGCGGCAACCGGCCGCTGGTCGGCTGGACGGACATCGGCACGCTGGGGCGCACCTTCCCGAGCCTCGTGTCGCTGCGCGTGTGGCGCGGCGCAGACTGGCAGGTGACGCCGCCGGTGAACCTCGACCCGCGCATTCCGGCGTTCATGCCCAGTGTCGCCCAGGCGGGGGCGGACGTGCTGCTGGCCTACGTCGAGGGGGCGACCGCGCAGTCCGACCTGTGGGTGCGGGCGTGGAATGGCCGGGCGTGGCGCACGCTGGGGGGGCGGCTGAACGTCCGGCCCCGCACCTACGTGTTCCTGCCGCAACTGCGGATCGATCCGGCGGGCCGCCCGGTGGTCGCGTGGCTGGAGGATCACGGTGGCGTAGACGCCCTGCACGTGTCGCGCTGGGACGGCGTCGCGTGGCGGCGGCTGGGCGGTGTGGTCAGCACGCCGGGGCGGCTGGCATCGTCGGTGTCGCTGGGTTTCGATGTCCGGGGCCGCCCCGTCGCCGCGTGGAACGAGGGGCCGGATGGGGCCCGCACCGTACAGGCCGCCCGCTGGGACGCCGGGCACTGGATGTCCCTGGGCGGCCCGCTGAACGCCGACCCCCGCGCCGACACGGATCACGCGAGCCTCGCGGCCGGGCGGCCGGGCATGGTACTGGCCTGGCGGGAGTTCATGGGCGGGCACTGGAGCCTGCAGGTGCGGCGGCTGGAGTAGGAAGGAGGCGGCGGGGCCGGGCTACGCTGGGGCATGACCGCCCGTGCCGACCACCTCCACTTCGACCTGACCACCCTGCCGCAGGCGGCGCGGTACAAACTCGTGACGGGCATCGTCGTGCCCCGCCCGATCGCGTGGGTGAGCACGCTGGACGCGGCCGGGCACGTGAACCTCGCGCCGTACTCGTTCTTCAACATCATGGGTTCCGATCCGCCGGTGGTTGCCTTCGCGCCTGGCGACCGCGCTCCGGGCATTCCCAAGGACACGGCGCGGAACATTCCGTCCGGCGGGGACTTCACCGTGAACCTCGTGAGCCGCGACCTGGCCGAGACCATGAACGCGACTGCCACGGACTTTCCCGCCGAACTGGGTGAACCGGAACACGTGGGCATCGCGCTGGAGCCGGGCGTGACCGTCGCCACGCCGCGCGTGCAGGGCAGCCCCGCCGCGCTGGAATGCCGCGAGGTGCAGACCGTGCGGATCGGCAACACCCGCATCATCCTGGGCGAAGTGCTGGGCGTGAGCATCCGCGCGGATGCCGTGCTGGACGCCGGGAAGCAGTACGTCGACACGGCGGCCCTCGACCTGATCGGCCGGATGGGCGGGCGCGGCGGCTACGCGACGACCCGCGACGCCTTCACCATCGACCGCCTGACCTACGCGCAGTGGCAGGAGCGGGACGGGGGAGAGGACAGCCGCTAGACCGGCGCTCCTCCGGCCTTCAGCAGCGCCGCATCGGCCCACAGGTAGCGGGCGGCCAGGGTGCGGTAGGGGCTCCACAGCTCCAGCACCTCGAAGTGCTGGGCGTTCGGGTGCAGCCGGGCCAGCCCCTGCCTGAGGGCCAGGTCGCCCATGCTGAACACGTCGGGGCGGGCCAGGGCGAACATCAGGAACATCTCGACGGTCCAGCGGCCGATGCCCGGCAGGGGGAGCAGGGCGGTAATCACGGCCTCGTCGTCCAGGGTGGACAGGTGGTCGAAATCCACTGCGCCGGACTGTCTGGCGGTGGCGATGGCCTGCACGGTGCGCACCTTGGCCCACGACAGGCCCACACCGCGCAGCGTCTCGCCGGGAGCCTCCAGCAGCGTGAACTCGTCGATGGTGCCCAGCGTGTCGAGCAGCCGGGCGTGGATGCTGGCCGCGGCCTTCACGCTGAGCTGCTGCCCGGTCACCGAGCGGATCAGCGTGCCGAAGGGGTCGGGTGTGGGGGACAGGACGGTCAGGTCGCCCACCCGCGCGATCACGCCCTGCATGACCGGGTCACGGGACAGGTGCGCCGTCGCGTCGATGTGATGGATCAGCGGAGCAGTCGACCGGTGCATGGACGTCATTCAACCCCCTGACGGTGGTCTATGCCACCTGTGATGCGGATTACCTTGTGGCGCTGCAAGCCGGACAGGATATGAAGTGTGAATTTCCGCACACTTCTGATCGCCATCCTGCTCATGAATCCTGTGTCGTCCGCTGCCCTGGCGCAGACACGGATCGGACTGGTCACGCTGACGCCCGCCACGCCGGTCGCCGTCAGTGATGCCCGCAGCGGGTATGCCTGGCAGCCCGTGCCCAGCGGCATGAACGAGCTCCGTGGCCGGGTGCTCACGTCGGTTCGTCAGCTCCTCCCGGCGGGCAGCCGCGTTCAGGTCGCGGTCATCGAACTGGGGGGCAGCGCCGCTCGCGTTGTCGCGGACGCCACCTTCTCCACCACCCGGCTGCCGACCACGTATCAGCTGTTCTACAGCCAGAACCGCCTGCAATCTGGGCGGTCACACGCGGTGCGCTGCACGGTCACCGACCGAACCGGGCGGGTGCTGTACCGCAGCGCGGACACGGCGCTGCCCCGGCTGCCGCGCGCGGTGCTCGATCTGGCCGTGCTGGATCTGAGGGGCAGGGCTCCGTGACGCTCACGCAGGCAGGGGGGTGACCGGGCCGCCGGGGGGCACGGCGGGCGGCAGAGGCTCCAGGGTGCCGCCCGCCAGCAGGGTGCTGAACTCCTCGCCGCTCAGGGTCTCACGCTTCATCAGGACGGCCACGATCTCGTGGACGCGGTGGAGCTGCTCGCGCACCAGGGCCACCGCCCGCCCGTAGGATTCATCGATCAGGGCACGGACGTCCTCATCAATGCGCTGAGCAGTCGATTCGCTCATGGCAGCCAGCTGGGGGCCGCCCCCCAGGAAATTCCCCTCGTCGGACGCGAAGGCCACCTTGCCGATGCGTCCACTCATGCCCCACTCGGTGACCATGCGCCGCGCGATGCCGGTGGCCTGCTGGAAGTCGTTCTGTGCCCCGGTCGTGACCTCGCCGTACACGACTTCCTCGGCGGCGCGGCCGGCCAGGGCGACCACGATCATGTCCTCCAGCGCAGCCTGCGTGACGTGCAGGCGGTCGTCGGCGTCCGGCATCATGTAGCCGGCCGCGCGGCCACGCGGCACCACCGTCAGTTTCGCCACCCGGTTCGCGTGCGGCAGCAGTTGGGCGGCCAGCGCGTGGCCGACCTCGTGGTACGCCGTGACCGTCCGGTCGGCTTCCCGCACCACCAGACTGCGGCGTTCCGGCCCCATCAGCACCCGGTCTCTGGCCTCGTCCACGTCCCGCGCCGTGATCCGGTTGCGCCCACTCCGCGCCGCCAGCAGCGCGGCCTCGTTCAGCAGGTTCTCCAGATCCGCTCCCACCATCCCCGCCGTGCGCCGCGCCACCACCCCCAGATCCACCGACGCGTCCAGCGGCTTCTTGCGCGCGTGGATCCGCAGGATCATCTCCCGCCCCCGCACGTCCGGCGCATCCACCACCACCTGCCGGTCAAACCGCCCGGGACGCAGCAGCGCGGCGTCCAGCACGTCGGGGCGGTTGGTGGCCGCCAGGATGATGACCTCCTGTCCGGAGCCGAAGCCGTCCATCTCGACGAGCAGCTGATTGAGGGTCTGTTCGCGTTCGTCGTTGCCGCCCTGCACCGAGATGCCGCGTTTTCTGCCGACCGCGTCGATCTCGTCGATGAAGACGATGCACGGCGCGGACTTGCGGGCCTGCTCGAAGAGGTCGCGCACCCGCGCGGCCCCGACGCCGACGAACATCTCGACGAAGTCCGACCCGGAAATACTGAAGTACGGGACTTTGGCCTCGCCGGCGACGGCCTTGGCGAGGAGGGTCTTCCCACTGCCGGGGGGGCCGACGAGGAGGACGCCGTGGGGGATGCGGGCGCCGAGGGAGTGGTACTTGTCGGGGGAGCGCAGGAAGTCGACGACTTCCTGGAGGTCGGCCTTGGCCTCGTCGCAGCCGGCGACGTCCTGGAAGGACAGCTTGATCTGCCCCTCCGCGATCACCGCCGCCTTCGACTTCCCGAAGGTGCTCGCGCTGCCTGTACCGCCCCCGCCCCGCATGCTGCGCCACAGCACCAGCAGGATCAGGCCGGTCAGCACCAGCGGCAGCGCCTGTCCGATCCACCCGAAGGCCGAGCCGCCCGGCACGATCCGCAGCGGCACCCCCGCTGCCCGGATGCGCTCCAGGGTCGCGCCGTCCGGCGGCACCACCAGTGTCCGGGCACGGCCGTTGGTGTCCTGATCGCATTCGGCGGCCCGCGTGCAGGGCAGGAAGGTCACGCTGGCGTTGCCCAGGCTGTCCAGGGTCACGGCCGCGACCCGTTTGTTCTTCAGGTCGGCAAAGAAGCGGTTGGTGGAATACCCGCCGCCCTGGCGAACCGTCGGCACCGCAGCCACCGTCCCGGCCGATCCGGCCGCTGCCGACGCCGCGTGAGCGAACCCCGACAGCAGCGTGGCCAGCACGCCGACAGCCAGGGCCGTCCACAGGCCACGCAGGGACAACCGGGGAGCCGGATGAAGGAGACGGGACATGCGTCATGCTACGCCAGCCGCCTGCGACCACACCGTCACCTGGGCCGCCTGGGGTGCCGATGGTGAACCCGGCGGGGGCATGGCCCTCAGGTTTCCGTCAGGCCCGGTTCGTATGCTGGGCCACATGCGTCCTGTCCATACCACCGCCCTGCTCGCCAGCACCCTGGCCCTGGGCCTCAGCGCCTGCACGGTCTCCGTCCGTCCCAACCTGGGGCTGCAGGTCAGCGGCAGCAACCTGATCAGCGGCCTGAAGCCCGACCGGGGCGAGGGCAGCACCTACGCCGTCGGCGAGAGCGTGCGGATCCTGGTCGGCACCCGCAGCCCCGGCTACGTCACCCTGGTGGCCCTCCAGAGCAACGGCTACGCCAGCGTCCTGGTTCGCAACGTCTACATACAGCCCGGCACGACGGCCTTCCCGCGTGCACAGGACGGTCAGTCCTTCACGGTCGCCCCGCCGCGTGGCGTGCAGCGCGTCCGCGCCATCTTCACCCGTGTGCGGCCGTCCTCGGATCTGGTCGTAAGCGGCACCTACGACAGCAGCGGCTTCAACACCGTCACCAACGCCTACGTGACCTCGTACCCGCAGGCCGACCGCGACGTGCAGGAGACCTTCTTCTACATCCGCTGAATCCCGGTGCCTCCAGTGCCAGCCGCCCCGCGCGGCTGGTTTTCCTTTACCCTCGCGGCATGTCCCTGACCTTCGCCGACGCCAGCGCCCGCGTGGACGCCTACATCTCCCAGTTCCGGGAGGGCTACTTCCCACCCCTGCTGATGCTGGCCCGCCTGACCGAGGAGACCGGCGAGATCGCCCGTGTCGTGGCGCACATGAATGGCAAGACGCCCAAGCCCGGCGAGGACGTGGGAGATCTGGAACTGGAACTGGCCGACCTGCTGTTCGTGATGGTCTGCATGGCGAACGAGCGAGGCCTGAGCCTGGAGCGCGGCTTCGAGCGGATGATGCACAAGGTCGAGACCCGCGACGCCACGAGGTGGACACGCCGGGAGGAGGCCGGGCCGGCCACCGGGGACGCCGGGACGACCGCACCGGCCCTCGACCC from Deinococcus sp. AB2017081 encodes the following:
- a CDS encoding YbaY family lipoprotein; amino-acid sequence: MNFRTLLIAILLMNPVSSAALAQTRIGLVTLTPATPVAVSDARSGYAWQPVPSGMNELRGRVLTSVRQLLPAGSRVQVAVIELGGSAARVVADATFSTTRLPTTYQLFYSQNRLQSGRSHAVRCTVTDRTGRVLYRSADTALPRLPRAVLDLAVLDLRGRAP
- the ftsH gene encoding ATP-dependent zinc metalloprotease FtsH, translating into MSRLLHPAPRLSLRGLWTALAVGVLATLLSGFAHAASAAAGSAGTVAAVPTVRQGGGYSTNRFFADLKNKRVAAVTLDSLGNASVTFLPCTRAAECDQDTNGRARTLVVPPDGATLERIRAAGVPLRIVPGGSAFGWIGQALPLVLTGLILLVLWRSMRGGGGTGSASTFGKSKAAVIAEGQIKLSFQDVAGCDEAKADLQEVVDFLRSPDKYHSLGARIPHGVLLVGPPGSGKTLLAKAVAGEAKVPYFSISGSDFVEMFVGVGAARVRDLFEQARKSAPCIVFIDEIDAVGRKRGISVQGGNDEREQTLNQLLVEMDGFGSGQEVIILAATNRPDVLDAALLRPGRFDRQVVVDAPDVRGREMILRIHARKKPLDASVDLGVVARRTAGMVGADLENLLNEAALLAARSGRNRITARDVDEARDRVLMGPERRSLVVREADRTVTAYHEVGHALAAQLLPHANRVAKLTVVPRGRAAGYMMPDADDRLHVTQAALEDMIVVALAGRAAEEVVYGEVTTGAQNDFQQATGIARRMVTEWGMSGRIGKVAFASDEGNFLGGGPQLAAMSESTAQRIDEDVRALIDESYGRAVALVREQLHRVHEIVAVLMKRETLSGEEFSTLLAGGTLEPLPPAVPPGGPVTPLPA
- a CDS encoding DUF4384 domain-containing protein, with the translated sequence MRPVHTTALLASTLALGLSACTVSVRPNLGLQVSGSNLISGLKPDRGEGSTYAVGESVRILVGTRSPGYVTLVALQSNGYASVLVRNVYIQPGTTAFPRAQDGQSFTVAPPRGVQRVRAIFTRVRPSSDLVVSGTYDSSGFNTVTNAYVTSYPQADRDVQETFFYIR
- a CDS encoding nucleotide pyrophosphohydrolase yields the protein MSLTFADASARVDAYISQFREGYFPPLLMLARLTEETGEIARVVAHMNGKTPKPGEDVGDLELELADLLFVMVCMANERGLSLERGFERMMHKVETRDATRWTRREEAGPATGDAGTTAPALDPANEAS